A DNA window from Rhodothermales bacterium contains the following coding sequences:
- a CDS encoding glycosyltransferase — protein sequence MKVLHVIVGLSLGGAESMLFRLISFTPEHEHIVVSLTDSGYIGSKIKGAGHVVLCLHLSSFNFVNAFWTLYKLIRKNQPDAIQTWMYHSDLIGGVLGRLAGVRKIIWNIRNTEIPQSRFSRTYVVLKICSLASRSLPHEIICNSNAGLESHSALGYERKRMLVIPNGYDASVWNPALYDRASLRRKYGLPQDAFIIGMIGRHDRLKGYDDFIKAAALLAEKRLDYTLFFGVGRGVNHDNPEFNKLISKYGKNAEFKLIDEQSDIAEIMATLDVFCLSSKAEGFPNVVAEAMLMKIPCVVTDVGDASVIVGNTGIIVPPCNQQALADAFLEMIEMSSQERLSRGVSARQRIIEHYDIQDVAQRYTAIYCTNEC from the coding sequence ATGAAAGTATTGCATGTTATTGTAGGGCTCAGTTTAGGAGGGGCTGAATCAATGCTTTTTAGATTAATCTCATTTACACCCGAGCATGAGCATATTGTAGTTTCTCTTACGGACTCTGGTTATATCGGTTCAAAAATAAAAGGAGCGGGTCACGTAGTATTATGCCTACATCTTAGTTCTTTCAATTTTGTAAATGCCTTTTGGACACTTTACAAACTGATTAGAAAGAATCAGCCAGATGCTATTCAAACATGGATGTACCATTCTGATCTTATTGGTGGGGTATTGGGAAGATTGGCGGGGGTTAGAAAGATAATATGGAATATACGTAACACAGAGATCCCACAGAGTCGATTCTCCAGGACTTATGTGGTATTGAAAATATGTTCATTAGCATCGCGTTCGCTCCCACATGAAATAATATGCAATTCTAACGCGGGCCTTGAGAGTCATAGTGCATTGGGATACGAGCGCAAACGAATGTTAGTTATACCGAATGGGTACGACGCTTCCGTCTGGAATCCAGCGCTTTACGATCGGGCATCATTAAGAAGAAAGTACGGACTGCCCCAGGATGCGTTCATTATCGGAATGATCGGGCGTCATGATCGACTTAAGGGCTATGATGATTTCATTAAGGCAGCTGCTTTGTTAGCGGAGAAGCGTCTTGATTACACTCTTTTCTTTGGGGTTGGACGTGGAGTAAATCATGATAATCCTGAGTTTAATAAATTGATTTCTAAATACGGAAAGAATGCTGAGTTCAAGTTAATCGATGAGCAGAGCGATATCGCGGAGATTATGGCTACTCTTGATGTCTTTTGTTTGTCTTCAAAAGCTGAAGGTTTTCCCAATGTGGTTGCGGAGGCGATGCTAATGAAAATACCTTGTGTGGTCACTGACGTTGGTGACGCATCAGTAATCGTTGGCAACACTGGTATTATTGTTCCTCCTTGCAACCAACAAGCGCTTGCCGATGCATTCCTAGAGATGATTGAAATGTCCAGTCAGGAGCGGTTATCAAGAGGAGTATCTGCCCGGCAAAGAATCATTGAGCACTATGATATTCAGGATGTTGCTCAGAGGTATACTGCAATCTATTGTACGAATGAGTGTTAA
- a CDS encoding methyltransferase domain-containing protein, translating into MSVNMNNNIDEKTVSGFGDEWERFDQSVLPTDENQRLFVKYFRVFPWESLPVGAQGFDMGCGSGRWARMVAPRVRLLHCIDPSSAIDVARRNLSTYANCLFYQAGVGDLVLPDSSMDFGYSLGVLHHIPNTQKGIDDCVRMLKPGAPLLLYLYYALDNQSGWYRMLWKTSDILRRLICRFPHKPRYVISQIIASIVYLPIARFAALLELCGMSARKVERLPLGSYRNLSFYTMRTDALDRFGTHLEQRFTKKEIKLMMENAGLDSIHFSDESPFWCAVGFKAE; encoded by the coding sequence ATGAGTGTTAATATGAATAATAATATTGATGAAAAAACTGTGTCTGGATTTGGCGATGAGTGGGAGCGTTTCGATCAATCAGTGCTTCCCACTGACGAAAACCAACGGTTGTTTGTCAAATATTTCAGAGTCTTTCCCTGGGAATCGCTACCGGTTGGTGCGCAAGGCTTCGATATGGGTTGTGGCAGCGGTAGATGGGCTCGGATGGTCGCGCCTCGCGTCCGTCTCTTGCATTGCATTGATCCCAGCTCCGCGATAGACGTCGCGCGGCGCAATCTGTCAACATATGCCAACTGCCTGTTTTATCAGGCTGGTGTTGGTGATTTAGTGTTACCTGATAGCAGTATGGATTTTGGTTATTCGCTTGGTGTGCTGCATCATATTCCAAATACACAGAAAGGTATAGACGACTGCGTTCGAATGCTCAAGCCTGGCGCGCCACTTCTCTTATATCTCTACTACGCATTAGACAATCAATCGGGGTGGTATCGTATGCTTTGGAAAACTAGCGATATACTCCGTAGGTTAATTTGTCGTTTCCCGCACAAACCACGGTATGTTATTAGTCAGATAATAGCGAGTATTGTCTACCTACCTATAGCTAGATTCGCTGCGTTGTTGGAGCTATGCGGAATGAGTGCAAGAAAGGTTGAGAGATTACCCCTCGGATCTTATCGGAATTTAAGTTTCTACACCATGCGTACCGATGCATTGGATCGATTTGGAACCCATCTTGAGCAACGGTTTACGAAGAAGGAAATTAAGTTAATGATGGAGAATGCAGGTCTTGATTCCATCCACTTTTCCGACGAGTCGCCGTTTTGGTGCGCAGTTGGCTTTAAAGCGGAGTAA
- the asnB gene encoding asparagine synthase (glutamine-hydrolyzing) has product MCGFTGYFTAGRSIEEFATHRLLKSMAQTIVHRGPDSAGYWADTSAGVGLAHRRLAIVDLSPAGAQPMSSVSERYVLAFNGEIYNHMRLRGQLNREGRLTANWRGHSDTETLLAGIDAWGLEATLKRAIGMFALAVWDRSERMLTLARDRLGEKPLYYGWQGQGGEAVFLFGSELSALRRHPAFSAEINRNALALYMRHNYIGGQYSIFSGIHKLLPGHLLTLSCDAPEPVLRSWWSGAATAENGVGKPFPGSPKDAVDTLEGLLRDAIAQQMIADVPLGAFLSGGVDSSTVVALMQTQSSQPISTYSIGFHEKSYNEAQHAKAVAKHLGTNHTEYYVTSEQAQTVIPRLPTLYSEPFADSSQIPTYLVSQLARQHVAVSLSGDAGDELFCGYRRYQMTAALWGKISYLPLTIRQLTAGLITAIPPTAWDKLGAVLSVSRLGDKLHKGGALLDKRTVTDLYLGMVSHWEDPAAVVLGSTEPATILTGAAPALEGLGDVERMMALDMLSYLPDDILVKVDRAAMGVSLETRIPFLDHRVVEFAWSLPLNYKLRNGVSKWPLRQVLYRHIPRDLIERPKMGFGVPIDAWLRGPLKDWAEDLLDQTRLRQEGFFNPILIRARWAEHLSGQRNWQHHLWNVLMFQAWLEVHND; this is encoded by the coding sequence ATGTGTGGTTTTACGGGGTATTTTACCGCCGGTAGGTCGATAGAGGAATTCGCAACCCATAGGCTTTTAAAGAGCATGGCTCAGACTATAGTACATAGAGGGCCGGACAGTGCTGGTTATTGGGCAGATACGTCGGCTGGGGTAGGGCTTGCTCATCGACGTCTGGCAATTGTTGATCTAAGTCCAGCTGGAGCTCAACCTATGTCTTCCGTCAGCGAGCGTTACGTATTAGCGTTTAATGGCGAAATATACAATCATATGCGTCTTCGTGGGCAACTGAATCGTGAAGGCAGGCTCACGGCGAACTGGCGCGGCCATTCCGACACCGAAACTTTACTGGCAGGTATCGACGCATGGGGCTTGGAAGCAACTTTGAAGCGCGCCATTGGGATGTTTGCACTGGCAGTGTGGGATCGCTCCGAACGTATGTTAACACTCGCACGCGACCGCTTGGGTGAAAAACCGCTTTACTACGGATGGCAGGGACAGGGTGGCGAGGCGGTATTTTTGTTCGGTTCAGAGTTGTCAGCATTGCGCCGACATCCTGCCTTTTCGGCAGAGATTAATCGTAATGCTCTGGCGCTTTACATGCGACATAATTACATCGGCGGCCAGTATTCTATTTTCTCAGGTATACACAAGTTGTTGCCTGGGCATCTGCTCACGCTGTCTTGTGATGCTCCAGAGCCTGTATTGCGTTCTTGGTGGTCTGGTGCAGCTACCGCCGAAAATGGCGTGGGTAAGCCTTTCCCCGGCTCGCCTAAAGATGCTGTGGATACACTTGAAGGTTTACTACGAGATGCAATAGCACAGCAGATGATAGCTGATGTACCGCTGGGCGCGTTCTTATCAGGGGGCGTTGACTCATCCACTGTGGTGGCATTGATGCAAACTCAGAGCAGTCAACCGATTAGCACTTATAGTATTGGCTTTCATGAAAAGAGCTACAATGAAGCACAACATGCTAAGGCGGTGGCGAAGCACCTTGGAACAAATCATACTGAGTATTATGTCACCTCTGAGCAGGCACAAACCGTTATCCCTAGATTGCCAACGTTATATTCAGAACCGTTTGCCGACTCCTCGCAAATCCCAACTTATCTTGTCAGCCAACTGGCCCGACAGCATGTTGCAGTGTCGCTTTCCGGAGATGCAGGGGATGAATTATTTTGCGGTTACAGACGCTACCAGATGACGGCTGCTTTGTGGGGTAAGATTTCGTATTTGCCTCTAACAATTCGCCAGTTGACTGCAGGCTTGATTACAGCCATTCCGCCTACAGCGTGGGACAAGCTGGGTGCCGTGTTATCGGTATCTCGACTGGGTGATAAGTTGCATAAGGGAGGAGCACTTCTTGATAAGCGCACGGTGACAGATTTGTATCTGGGCATGGTATCACACTGGGAGGACCCCGCAGCTGTAGTGCTTGGCTCAACAGAGCCAGCAACTATCTTGACAGGCGCGGCGCCAGCTCTTGAAGGCTTAGGTGATGTAGAGCGCATGATGGCGTTGGATATGTTAAGCTACCTACCTGACGATATTCTTGTTAAGGTGGATCGTGCCGCCATGGGCGTTAGCTTAGAGACCCGGATTCCCTTCCTTGATCATCGCGTGGTGGAATTTGCTTGGTCGTTGCCACTGAATTATAAGTTACGTAACGGGGTCTCTAAATGGCCGCTACGCCAAGTGTTATATCGCCATATACCGCGTGATTTGATTGAGCGGCCAAAAATGGGTTTTGGCGTTCCGATTGATGCATGGCTGCGCGGTCCGCTTAAGGACTGGGCCGAAGATTTATTGGACCAGACACGCTTGCGCCAAGAGGGTTTTTTCAATCCGATACTGATTCGCGCAAGATGGGCTGAACACCTGTCTGGGCAGCGTAATTGGCAGCACCATCTGTGGAACGTGCTAATGTTTCAAGCGTGGCTGGAAGTCCATAATGACTGA
- a CDS encoding glycosyltransferase: protein MHGSGVDLKVFSLVPFPQKPVRFLLVARLLGDKGIREYAASAERLHVKWPEAEFHLVGPLDTNPDGIKRDEVQAWQDAGNIIWQGELEDVRPAIAGAHVFVLPSYREGMPRTVLEAMSMGRPVITTDVPGCRETVVEGVNGFLVARQDIDELVGAMERFLVAPNLTIKMGANSRMIAEDKYDVHKVNAQMIAAMNL, encoded by the coding sequence GTGCATGGTTCGGGCGTAGATCTGAAGGTCTTCAGTCTAGTGCCCTTTCCTCAAAAACCTGTTCGCTTCCTGCTGGTCGCAAGATTGCTGGGTGACAAAGGAATCCGTGAGTATGCCGCATCGGCTGAGCGCCTGCATGTGAAGTGGCCAGAAGCCGAGTTTCATCTGGTTGGACCACTTGACACGAACCCTGACGGAATAAAAAGGGATGAAGTACAGGCGTGGCAGGATGCTGGGAATATAATCTGGCAGGGCGAATTGGAGGATGTTCGACCTGCCATTGCTGGCGCACACGTCTTTGTGCTGCCCAGTTACCGTGAGGGTATGCCACGTACTGTTCTTGAAGCGATGTCGATGGGTCGCCCCGTTATTACGACGGACGTACCAGGGTGTCGAGAGACGGTGGTAGAAGGCGTAAACGGCTTTCTCGTAGCGCGACAGGATATCGATGAGCTAGTAGGAGCCATGGAGCGTTTTCTTGTGGCACCAAATCTGACAATTAAAATGGGAGCAAATTCTCGTATGATCGCAGAGGACAAATATGACGTACACAAGGTAAACGCCCAGATGATTGCCGCGATGAATCTATGA
- a CDS encoding sugar transferase: protein MIARTTTYQRWGKSIIERTLAAAGLFMLSPLIGALAALVRIQLGSPVFYVQERPGLHGISFHIYKFRTMKDSRGPDGSLLPDAKRISPFGHFLRSTSLDELPELWNVLRGDMSLVGPRPLLLEYLNLYTPEQLRRHDVKPGITGWAQVNGRNAISWERRFELDTWYVDNRSFLLDLKILWMTIVKVLKRDGINAEDQATMQRFTGSSE from the coding sequence ATGATTGCACGCACTACGACCTACCAACGTTGGGGTAAATCGATAATCGAGCGAACGCTTGCAGCGGCCGGTTTATTCATGCTCTCTCCGCTGATCGGTGCACTTGCGGCGCTCGTACGAATCCAGTTAGGTAGTCCGGTTTTTTATGTGCAGGAACGTCCGGGCCTACACGGCATTTCGTTTCACATCTACAAATTCCGTACAATGAAGGACTCACGAGGCCCAGATGGGAGCCTGCTGCCGGACGCCAAACGCATCTCTCCATTCGGCCACTTCCTTCGCAGTACGAGCCTTGACGAACTGCCCGAATTATGGAATGTACTACGAGGCGACATGAGCCTAGTAGGCCCACGCCCCCTTCTATTGGAGTACCTAAATCTTTACACTCCTGAGCAGTTGCGCCGTCATGACGTCAAGCCTGGAATTACTGGTTGGGCACAGGTGAACGGTCGAAATGCAATCTCCTGGGAGCGGAGATTCGAGCTTGACACTTGGTACGTTGACAACAGATCTTTCTTACTTGACCTGAAAATACTCTGGATGACTATTGTCAAGGTTTTGAAGCGGGACGGAATAAATGCAGAAGACCAGGCCACCATGCAACGGTTTACGGGTAGTAGCGAATGA
- a CDS encoding acetyltransferase has translation MKLFGVFGASGCGRGVMPLVRNAFGIQSSCQYVFVDDAKLPPLINGQKCMSFDAFTHLHEQQKSVCIAIADGRVRARVVARCEEAGLSFFSVRAGNVVVMDAVEIGEGTILSPFVTLTSNIRIGKHFHANLYSYVEHDCVIGDFVTFAPGAKCNGNIIVEDYAYIGAGAVIKQGKPGAPLRIGRGAVVGMGSVVTRDVADGVTVVGNPARPLLK, from the coding sequence ATGAAGCTATTTGGTGTATTCGGCGCTAGCGGTTGCGGTAGGGGAGTCATGCCCCTTGTCCGGAATGCTTTTGGAATTCAATCGAGTTGCCAATATGTATTTGTAGACGATGCAAAACTCCCTCCACTGATTAACGGACAGAAATGCATGAGCTTCGACGCATTTACCCATCTTCATGAACAACAAAAATCAGTCTGCATTGCGATTGCGGACGGTCGTGTAAGGGCACGCGTTGTGGCACGATGCGAGGAGGCCGGACTATCGTTTTTTAGTGTCCGCGCGGGAAACGTTGTGGTCATGGATGCAGTTGAGATTGGGGAGGGGACGATCTTGTCTCCATTTGTGACGCTGACGTCCAACATCCGAATTGGGAAACATTTTCATGCCAACTTGTACTCTTACGTTGAGCATGACTGCGTCATCGGCGACTTTGTCACATTCGCTCCAGGCGCGAAGTGTAACGGAAACATCATTGTCGAGGATTACGCATATATTGGCGCAGGGGCAGTAATAAAGCAAGGCAAGCCAGGCGCTCCATTGCGCATTGGTCGTGGTGCGGTTGTCGGCATGGGATCCGTGGTGACAAGAGATGTGGCAGACGGAGTTACCGTGGTTGGTAACCCAGCACGTCCCCTTCTAAAGTAA